Genomic segment of Phalacrocorax aristotelis chromosome 16, bGulAri2.1, whole genome shotgun sequence:
AATACATCGTTTGCATTTCAGAGTCCAGAGAAAATTACTGGAAGTGGGCTAACCTGGCTCAGGCATCCTGCAGCATTGAGACGCTGGAACAATGCAGTATTGTGGGCATGAAATTAAGTCACGTAGACGCCACCATCCAATCAATGCTGCCCTGCACAGCACAACCCAGACACCTGCCCGTGTCCACTAGGGGGCTATGTACACTTCCCTCGCTCGAAGAGGAGAAACTGTTTTCCCTAGAAGTCCTTTGCGTTGACCAATGTGATGATATCAAATTAGATCttttgactgaaaaagaaatacaagaaatagaACAAAATTTTTACCGAGGGAGAAAAATCATCTGGGAAAACTTCTGGCTTGCTGATAAGAGACGCTGTGGGGAAATCATCGAACGCGAAGCATGTAAGGATGCTAGCAAGCTCCTAGATGACATTTTACAAGGAAGCAGACTCAACTATTCTGTGGCTAAACTGAAGATATTTCACCATCCTGGAAGTGGTGGAAGCACAATAGCACGGCAAGTCctatggaaaagaagaaaggacttAAGATGTGCTGTTATCAAAGTCTCGTATTCACCTGCAACTGTTTGTGAGCATGCACTTGCATTTAGAGactatgaagaaaaagaaatcagtcatTGTCTTCCTGTGCTCCTCCTGATTGAGGATTATGATGAAGACTATTTAGAAGAACTAAGGAATGAGTTAATGGATGCTGTAGCAACTAGGAAAATTAATTCCCCCAGACCTTACTTCATCCTCATGTGCTGCAGACGATCCAATGACCCTGAAAGGCTTTGCAAAGCCTCTCCACTGGACACAGTTGCTGTCACTCATAAGCTGACTGACTCAGAAAAAAGCCTGTTCAGAACCAAACttgaaaaactgaagcagaaagatGTCAAGCCAGAATTCATACTTACGTTTGTCCTGATGTGCGAGGAGTTCAATGAAGCGTATGTGAGAGACTTTGTAGGGCACATATTGCAAGACATAGACCGTTATTCTCGTGATACGTGCTTGATGTGTTATGTGGCTTTGCTTAATTTTTATGTACCCAATTCTTATGTTTCGCTGTCGCACTGTGAGGCTTTTCTGGGACTAGGGGTAtatacagaaaggaaagcaagagcaTACGATTTCAAAAGTCACTTGAGTGAACAAGTAAGAATGATTTTTATTGAGCTAAGGGAAAGCACCACCTATATTTCATCCGTTCAGATAATACACTGTCTGGTTGCAAAAGAAATTCTTTATCAGCTTTCAGGGAATGAACCTCAGAGTCAACTTGCAATGACTCTTCTTCAGGAAAAGACGCTCTTTGAAAACAGATTCGGGCGAGAGGAATTCATAAAGTTCATCAGAGATCTGTTTATTCGACGTGATAAAAGAAGCAGAGGTGACAATACCGACACTCTTTTCTCCCCGTTCATTGAACATGTCTGTAAAGCTGAAGACTGTGAAAAAGctattgctgttttaaaagctgcatATGAACTCCTTGGAAAAGATCCTTTTTTTGCGCAGCAGCTTGCCAGACTGCATTACAACAATGAAAAATTTGAAGATGCAGAATATTGGGCAGGGGTTGCAAAATTTCATTTGCCAAATGATTCTTACATTTTAGATACAGAAGGTCAAGTCTACAGGAAGTGGTTTAGTTTCACTGTGGATAAAATGACACAAGAAGACACTCCTGAAAGCATCGTTCCAAAGATAGAGATGGCTCTTAAAGCTATGAAATGCTTCAGGGCTGCGCAACGGGCTGCAAAAGCAGAACGTGACAGTATGAACAACGCTGGCTATTTTGGAGAAGTAGAAGTAGGATGTCGTCTCCTTAGGCTTTTGTCCACAGTCCATATATTTCACAGAAGTCCAGAAGGAGAATATTCTGAGCTTGTGAAATACCTGGTCACAGATTACATTCCTAAAGACATTGAAAAAACATGGGCAAGGCTTCACTCCCGCCTAAAAGGCTTACGCCAGAATCTGTACAATGCTCTGGAATGGATTTCAGAAGACCTAAGTTATTTCCAAACAGATAAGAACCAcgagagggaagaggaagatgaaaaagatgaaaaggaagaacaaatttATAATCCCAGAAAATGGCTAAAAAGACAGTCTGAGGTATATGCCAAGTTCTTCGTCTCAACATCACTTATTGAGGACAGCAACAGTGCCGTTGAGAGCTCGCTGATCAGACGCATGAATATTTATAAGAGTGGCGGAGGTAGTGTCACTAATATCCTGTCATTCTTAACAGATAAGAAAGAGACTAGGTCAGCTGAAAAGCTAGAAAAGATCCTTAGCTTCTATACCGAGAACCCGCTACGGGACAGGCTGGAGGACAACGATCTGATCAATTACATTTTGTGCCACATCACACTGGCATGCTTAGCACCAGGATCAGCCAAACTTCTTCCACCACAAGCTCTTCGTGACCTCAGTGTAAGATTCTTTAAAGGAAAGAGACCATTTCCAGCAAGCGCCTATTTTTTGCTCACCTTGCTGTACTGGCCAGACGAGGCCTTAGACAAGGAGCCTAATCCAGATAAAGATGAAATTCTAAACACAGCCCTTCAAACCCTGAAACGTTTATATGACATCAAGATGAAAGATGTTCctaccagaaagaaaagaatctaCACCCACTTTTTTCTGGGAAAGGGTTATGGCTTAAGTAAGATCGTGCACAAAACTAAAATTGATAAATTAATTACTGGCTCCTTAGATGAGAGGAGAATGAAGTGGCTACATGGAACTGTATGGAGTATTGCCAAGATTCGTGACATTCTCAAAAGAGTTTCTGGTTGGACCAAGGACAGAAATTTATTTATACGTGGCCATGTGAAGGAGTTTCCTATCTTGCCCCTCCATCGTGATTCAGTGCCTCCTGGAAACGAAAATGTGACCTTTTATTTAGGCTTTTCATTTAATGGTCTTGTTGCTTTCAATATTGAGGTTGAAAATAACCCAACTGTCAGCAGAATACAAGGTATTTAGTGTATTAACAATACCTGCTGCGCTGTTAGAACATACAGCACTGAAAGCGTCCAGTGTCATTTGAAGCAAAAAGTGGACTGTGCTGGCTGAACACCAGGCAGCAAGATA
This window contains:
- the LOC142065381 gene encoding sterile alpha motif domain-containing protein 9-like, which produces MDYRTLPVKEWDENHVQCWLESTGIKKEYVEKLHAEEVTGPALMELDDSFLKGIGMKGGQIHMLIRKRNELLQLQETAQQAKHSSSKTSDRADVQTDPVRPRNTPAQKTSREDSCGPSDKTSRDNTASTSGRRQRRSNNSQLKNTEVLELSNCRPFRSQDTDFKYVKDRVLAPESGVNGLITPCHEYKSFAVAAELDRNQLQSKFACEVIRFASACMNIRTNGTIHFGIMDSVEDQGWKHGQIIGIKVKEREYYVDALDYIEKCFDENVQEIARKCIHPPVFVEVISKDSQEQRFVVEVDIEPTSSLVKNRFFEVYLPKYNEGSQKVILTKDRALYQRLGAKSEPVKHNDLATFIQGLQDRDAQREKAEFSSTEIHTEASQNLGRKLSILLNDGKSYMDDSLRYILVTNRCDKDNLNYINFLMHLNIFCVFDFDEDSNVSGLYSKYKEHHATRSYFLQDFSNESKTGNPPSQKHLCLFDQTSWIFCNGRSDFLGDEKACDENTWIRTKKKYLKKAITRICDEILPKRSFIVLFLLLSPVQKPLVDTFQEFYTEMNGAEYIVCISESRENYWKWANLAQASCSIETLEQCSIVGMKLSHVDATIQSMLPCTAQPRHLPVSTRGLCTLPSLEEEKLFSLEVLCVDQCDDIKLDLLTEKEIQEIEQNFYRGRKIIWENFWLADKRRCGEIIEREACKDASKLLDDILQGSRLNYSVAKLKIFHHPGSGGSTIARQVLWKRRKDLRCAVIKVSYSPATVCEHALAFRDYEEKEISHCLPVLLLIEDYDEDYLEELRNELMDAVATRKINSPRPYFILMCCRRSNDPERLCKASPLDTVAVTHKLTDSEKSLFRTKLEKLKQKDVKPEFILTFVLMCEEFNEAYVRDFVGHILQDIDRYSRDTCLMCYVALLNFYVPNSYVSLSHCEAFLGLGVYTERKARAYDFKSHLSEQVRMIFIELRESTTYISSVQIIHCLVAKEILYQLSGNEPQSQLAMTLLQEKTLFENRFGREEFIKFIRDLFIRRDKRSRGDNTDTLFSPFIEHVCKAEDCEKAIAVLKAAYELLGKDPFFAQQLARLHYNNEKFEDAEYWAGVAKFHLPNDSYILDTEGQVYRKWFSFTVDKMTQEDTPESIVPKIEMALKAMKCFRAAQRAAKAERDSMNNAGYFGEVEVGCRLLRLLSTVHIFHRSPEGEYSELVKYLVTDYIPKDIEKTWARLHSRLKGLRQNLYNALEWISEDLSYFQTDKNHEREEEDEKDEKEEQIYNPRKWLKRQSEVYAKFFVSTSLIEDSNSAVESSLIRRMNIYKSGGGSVTNILSFLTDKKETRSAEKLEKILSFYTENPLRDRLEDNDLINYILCHITLACLAPGSAKLLPPQALRDLSVRFFKGKRPFPASAYFLLTLLYWPDEALDKEPNPDKDEILNTALQTLKRLYDIKMKDVPTRKKRIYTHFFLGKGYGLSKIVHKTKIDKLITGSLDERRMKWLHGTVWSIAKIRDILKRVSGWTKDRNLFIRGHVKEFPILPLHRDSVPPGNENVTFYLGFSFNGLVAFNIEVENNPTVSRIQGI